One Salvia splendens isolate huo1 chromosome 12, SspV2, whole genome shotgun sequence genomic window carries:
- the LOC121757698 gene encoding uncharacterized protein LOC121757698, with product MDYVLLTTLIEMRNGLGRDDGAFPNFMIRLCVKLLNRRFGCELTCSDVNTRLMVLKQRYETFKKLVATHGVRWEHADNIVVAPEGVWRGVLMLNPFAGAYYHRDEPHFNELATIYGYYDVKVEAATEVITISDNTELIVITDTVEPNAPVRGRVKQLDVDLDEVNSPSPGAACRVRRKLFQVEPVNLDMDHLSSSKSPSRVIPAKKLTGSSPKGSSGASCSPLPTSRKTAP from the exons ATGGATTATGTGTTGCTCACCACCCTCATCGAGATGAGGAATGGCCTTGGAAGGGACGATGGAGCCTTCCCCAACTTTATGATTCGATTATGTGTTAAATTGCTTAACCGTCGTTTTGGTTGTGAACTTACATGCAGCGACGTCAATACGCGGCTGATGGTTCTGAAGCAGCGGTACGAAACGTTCAAGAAGTTGGTTGCCACTCACGGTGTGCGCTGGGAACATGCCGACAATATCGTCGTGGCCCCTGAAGGAGTGTGGAGGGGGGTACTAATG CTGAATCCGTTCGCCGGGGCGTACTACCACCGCGACGAACCTCATTTTAACGAGCTAGCCACTATATACGGTTACTATGACGTGAAGGTTGAGGCCGCAACCGAAGTGATAACCATATCGGACAATACCGAGCTCATAGTCATTACTGACACTGTCGAGCCAAACGCCCCCGTTCGTGGGCGTGTCAAACAATTGGATGTGGATCTTGATGAGGTCAACTCACCATCGCCAGGGGCAGCATGTCGTGTTCGCCGGAAGCTATTTCAGGTTGAACCGGTGAACCTAGACATGGACCACCTATCATCTTCAAAATCGCCTAGCCGCGTCATACCTGCGAAGAAGCTGACAGGGTCTTCACCCAAAGGTTCCTCAGGGGCTTCTTGCAGCCCGCTCCCAACGTCTCGCAAGACGGCACCATAG
- the LOC121757697 gene encoding protein FAR1-RELATED SEQUENCE 5-like, translated as MGIAPKLIITDQDLGIKVAVEKVLVNTRHRWCTWHIMAKVAEKVPKSLLGNYEFKKDLNSCVWSELIEPTEFEDKWKTVMETYELEGAEWFVSMFESRKFWVPAYFRDFPNSSLIKTTSVSESQNSFFKRYTQSRANLVVFLMNFNNVVDAQGNHSAKLDYMDSNTIAKMKTEWSLEKHASTIFTDGAFKEIQEQILEAYNHCSLVSISNDSSPEVYKVLDHFSNTCTVTFSMEDSVCQCGCKMFSRTGLVCCHIFLVLKNKKMRLIPENLIGGRMLKSPLVKAVHVVQCQDVATHVYVDEKKKAQAILLGEMLGRYQAVSVDIDQIHELTSIVREARQQIFADGIVTSTAQKKKLMEEFYGAEAPQEVDVQPPEVINTKGCGSRLPSRVEKALKLKRKPLRQCKKCQKWGHHDSRNCDKFEEKEKRRSRRNSEV; from the coding sequence ATGGGCATAGCTCCCAAGTTGATAATTACTGATCAAGACTTGGGCATAAAAGTTGCTGTTGAAAAAGTTCTTGTGAATACACGTCACAGATGGTGTACGTGGCACATCATGGCAAAAGTAGCTGAAAAGGTTCCTAAGTCACTTCTGGGtaattatgaatttaaaaaggatttgaattcATGCGTTTGGTCTGAGTTGATTGAACCCACCGAGTTTGAAGACAAGTGGAAGACTGTTATGGAGACATATGAACTTGAAGGCGCTGAATGGTTCGTTTCTATGTTCGAATCAAGAAAGTTTTGGGTTCCTGCATACTTTAGGGACTTCCCTAACAGTTCTTTGATAAAGACGACTTCTGTTTCGGAATCTCAGAATAGTTTTTTCAAGAGGTATACTCAGTCCAGGGCTAACCTTGTTGtgtttttaatgaatttcaaCAATGTTGTTGATGCCCAAGGAAACCACTCCGCAAAGCTGGATTATATGGATTCTAATACTATCGCAAAGATGAAAACAGAGTGGTCTCTTGAGAAGCATGCATCTACAATATTCACAGATGGTGCATTCAAGGAAATTCAAGAACAGATACTGGAGGCTTATAACCACTGCAGCCTTGTATCAATATCAAATGATTCAAGTCCAGAGGTTTACAAGGTTTTAGATCATTTTTCAAACACATGTACTGTCACATTCTCTATGGAGGATTCTGTGTGTCAATGTGGTTGTAAGATGTTTTCTAGGACTGGTCTTGTATGCTGCCACATCTTCCTTGTGTTGAAGAACAAAAAGATGCGCTTGATTCCTGAGAATCTGATTGGAGGTCGAATGTTGAAATCTCCTCTGGTTAAGGCTGTTCATGTCGTCCAATGCCAAGATGTAGCAACACATGTTTATGTtgatgagaagaagaaggcacAAGCAATTTTGTTGGGAGAGATGTTGGGTCGATACCAGGCTGTATCTGTCGATATTGATCAAATTCATGAGCTGACATCTATAGTTCGTGAAGCAAGACAACAGATTTTTGCCGATGGCATAGTAACATCTACAGCccagaagaagaaactaatgGAGGAATTTTATGGGGCTGAGGCACCCCAGGAAGTAGATGTTCAACCACCTGAAGTCATCAACACGAAGGGATGTGGTAGTAGACTCCCCTCAAGAGTGGAGAAGGCTTTGAAGCTTAAGAGAAAGCCTTTGCGTCAATGCAAGAAATGTCAGAAGTGGGGTCACCACGATTCAAGGAATTGCGACAAATTCGAAGAGAAAGAAAAGCGGCGGTctagaagaaattctgaagtttGA
- the LOC121758067 gene encoding B3 domain-containing protein REM20-like: MYSACGSAFNILAVRIQTPTLQQIQLLMGGEGSNSFPWIDPDYQRLPSFMKVFHQERFKDDMRLPPEFVAIHGHDLPWDCRLVWPSGVRYMVRIMKLSNGFFFSMGWREFVRATNVVHGDLLTFTLVDVGIFNVKRFDSATHCPPQGDVDVDDAPDVGGIYSPDIETSDDYAPSDSESDTTVDEEYADDSRALSIDELPTFVISLTQANIDRSIEIPYGFWQRHIPMGAIEAGVSMVTERGMWRCTLKHNSKKIWVKHGWTRFKHKHNLVEGVRCHFKLVDALVVQFYVWFDRP, translated from the exons ATGTATAGTGCCTGTGGATCAGCCTTCAACATACTTGCGGTTCGAATCCAAACACCTACCTTGCAGCAGATACAACTTCTAATGGGAGGTGAAGGTTCGAACTCCTTCCCGTGGATCGATCCGGACTACCAAAGACTCCCATCCTTCATGAAAGTGTTCCACCAAGAGCGTTTCAAGGATGACATG CGGCTTCCACCCGAGTTCGTGGCGATTCACGGCCATGACCTTCCGTGGGACTGTAGACTCGTCTGGCCGAGTGGAGTACGCTACATGGTGCGAATCATGAAGCTATCGAATGGGTTCTTCTTTTCTATGGGCTGGCGTGAGTTTGTTCGGGCTACTAATGTCGTACACGGCGATCTTCTCACCTTCACTCTGGTCGATGTCGGAATTTTCAATGTGAAGAGGTTTGATAGCGCGACGCATTGTCCACCACAGGGAGACGTTGACG TTGATGACGCCCCTGATGTGGGAGGCATCTACTCTCCGGACATCGAAACGTCCGACGATTACGCGCCATCGGACAGTGAATCTGACACAACCGTGGATGAGGAGTACGCGGACGATAGCAGGGCACTAAGCATCGATGAATTGCCTACATTCGTCATTTCACTAACCCAGGCGAACATTGATCGCAGCATTGAGATCCCGTATGGCTTCTGGCAACGCCATATCCCAATGGGGGCTATTGAAGCGGGCGTGTCTATGGTGACCGAACGAGGGATGTGGCGATGTACCCTGAAACACAACTCGAAGAAGATATGGGTGAAGCATGGGTGGACTCGTTTCAAACACAAGCACAATCTGGTGGAAGGGGTGCGTTGCCATTTCAAGCTCGTTGATGCTTTGGTTGTCCAATTTTACGTGTGGTTTGATCGTCCTTAG